The sequence AACAtgagtttctaaaaaaaaaaaaaaccaaacctagTAGCGTAAAGTAATCCCCTcagaagggggaaaaaaaagaacaaaaaaagagtttgtgtttgattgcaagccaaaacaaagagaaagagctCTTACCAATATTCTTTCTCAAGTATCTAGTTCAAgcaaaagaaacaatttttctttaattgaaCAATGACCAAAAGAGAGAGTATTTATTTACTCAATTGGTATCCAATGAAAATTATAATGCAATATTCATTTAAATGCTACTCACTTTGATTTGGCTAGCAATATTATTTAAGGGGTTCAATATTGAAAGTTGAGGATGGTGCATCTAGGAagactatcctttagttttatctctacttgaACCAaggggtgtaggggtattttggaacaaaaaaaaaaaattcggtcCAAATAGgaaaaaccccttaaatagtagtatagaattatatacaaaaaattatttcacttatAAACACATAAACCTCATCACACCTATAAATCTTTTTGTGATTGAAGAATGAGCAACTTTGAATTAtgataattgaaaattattaacctttacaaaaaagaagaagaagaagctactTTAGAGTTAAGAATCCTTATATCCCATTCTTTTCTAcaggagtaaaaaaaaaaaaaaagtctatgtTCAAGTGGTTAAATAATAGagtaaaaaaatagagtaaaaaaaaaaaggtcagaaTGTGGATGAAAAATTTGCCATGATTTTATGAGACACAATACTTAAAATTGCTGTGGGAATATCCATTACAAAAAATTGTTGTGCGAATGTccattaccaaaaaagaaaaatccaaatacACTCCCcattttgattataaaaaagggaaaaatattctACGCAATATATATCTTTCCATTGtaattgtgattaatttttagttttttttttttcacattatttttcctaaacatgaaaaatttatgaaattttactGCATAGTCCTCACAtgaaaactaaacaaaaacaaaacagaactttttttttttttttttgagaagacaaAGATGAAGCCGCTATAAAGCATTTCCAAATCCATTCATATGGATATGACTTTAAGCATTTGATACATTATATGAACTTACATTAAGAGGATGGGGCATactgaagagaaagagagaaagggtAATAGATTTCATCGAAAGCAGTAAGCTTGTAACCACATATTTCATATTTACGCAATTTTCTAAACTTCccttgccctttttttttatccccTGATCCCTTCCTAATCTCATATTTCTCCTAAAATGGTGATAGAAACAAATACCAATGCCTTGGTGCAAACCAAACTGACTTATGAATTATGGGCAAATAGTTTTTCCTACTATCATCATCTAGGGCAAACCTCCCAGCTCCTAAGAcagatagaaagaaagaaaaaaattagagaattcaTAGAAATAAAGGCATTACCTAAAAATGTCAATTAGATTTCATGGAAaagtaaaatgtaaaataatagGTTCAAAGAATGCTAAAAAAAGAACAGATTCGTGAAAAGTAAGTCTTCAACCATGAAATTTCTAAAGCATCAACGTgttgaaaaaaatgtttatgGTTCTTTagcatccaaaaaaaaaatttttctttagttgAACAATGACCAAAAGAGAGAGTGTTTATTTACTCAATTGGTATCCAATGAAAATTATAACgcaatattaatttaaatgctaCTCACTTTGATTTGGCTAGCAATATTCTTTAAGGGGTTCAATGTTGAAAGTTGAGGATGGTGCATCTATGAAGACTTTGCTTGTCTGCCATGGTTACTGCAGTCACGTTGTAGTGGTCTGGTTTTGCGGTTGGTTTGTAGTTGTTGCCTTGTTAGGAAGGAGATGGaatggaagaagaagagtgaGGAGACAGTTTTGGGGGTGTAGTGTGTGCTTAGGAAATGGATGAACTGTATCAGTATGTGGGTTAGGAAAAAATCTTGTATGTGCCAGGCACATACAAGATCTCTCTCACAGCTTGGTGGGCCTCACACTTGTGGGGCCCACCTGGTTGTGAGAGAGATGTCTCATGCGCCTGGCGCATGAGATACCCTCTCGTGGGTTAGAGGGAGTTTTAGATTTTTGGGATttgtatatgtatgtgtttatccatgttggtttttgttttttgttgttgttttttttttatatttaatttgcaCAAAAGATgggagttttttttaaaaaaaattaaaaaaagaataagaagtgaaCGGAtaggattttttaaattttttatagttaaacctatttaattgatttgataactcataatctattttttaaaaataaacatatagttGCTTTGAAAAAGTGGATTAGTAGAAAAGtattcttattttgtaggcaatgttttgGTGCAAGTTAGATATGTATTTTTATCggattattctttaattttgtctctacttgaACTTAAGggtgtaggggcattttggaacaaaaaaaatccagtcTAAACAGAGGAAGCtttttaaatagtagtatagataaaaataGTAGACTAAATCGTTTTGCCCATTTAATCCGGTGGTATTTGGTGTAACACGTGCTCTGGAATTTGGATATATATCATACTAGTATTATTTCACTGCGCCTTGatgaaaaattcatatataagtatataaattttaaaattattaaaattaaattattaaataaatagttataataaattttaaaatatgtaaataattttaataaaaaaattattttaagttttgattgTTTAGAGTTTAGACTTTATCattgtttatctattttatattttaaaattatttttgtgctttgggttaatttcttaatatgagATATGAAACTTTGATCATTCCTATTTGAGTTATGTTTaatctagagttcctagggtactctaccaagtagagttcattaaatcctaatcattctttaatgatttaatggtctagattttgccatgtcagcaattcattaacaatcatcttaattgttttgtttacaacattattttattatttcaagaatattattaatgaaatgttgacatggcagaatctaaaccattaaattattaaagagtgattaggatttaatgaactctacttggtagagtaccctaacaactctagaggatctgaatccttaATCTATACCTTAGTCAacacaaacaataataaataaaataattcctTAATACTGATTTTTTTCCTAGTGATAGtctaattgaaaaaaatcaatacactcacaaattaaatacaatagccaaaattgaaattcaaaacatacataaaagagttcaaaaattgagaatattaaaaaataaataaaaacttacataaGAGAATCAAGAACTTAAATGTGTGTCTATTGCTTTGCTTCTTTATAGTAAACTTCTTCTAGCATGATATCCTTCAcgcaaattcaaaagaaaagaacaacaagtaagatgaatttattagattaaaatatgtgtaagttacattttgaaaaaaaaaaaaaaacatggggTTTGTTGTTTGGGATTTAATTTTAGGGATGACTTATTTGTTAAGAAGGATTGCATCAAAAGGCCatggctaaatatatataaatgtttgaaaattttgataatagactttaACTTGgagaagaatttgaatttctaAAACTTAGATAATAATTTATTCCTTAGTTAAGAgttttataatagacttttagtttgaataaaattaaaaattggtttaaattattgttaaatcatgtaacttgagaaaaaaaaaatgtgggttgtgtaggatttaagtttagaaatttttaataatagacttttaggttgaatagaatttaaatttgttttaaattattgttaaatcttatcccttagtcaaaatatagttttttttttttaaaaaaaaagaaaaaagaaaaagaaagaaaacatggGTTGTTGTAaaggatttaagtttagaaattttttataacaaatttttaatttgaataggattcaaaaaaacataatatataattaatgtaCTAATTAGTGAGACTAGCCACTTAGTGCAACCACAGTTTTgaaacccaacttttattatatactatgTGATATCTCATATGGGATGGGTCTCATACTTATGGGGCTTATGAGTTTATCCTATATGATAGAAATATTataggataaaatttagttacaaatttgattataatcaATTGGGAGTATCATATTTtgctcaatatctttttattggatgtgaattttgagaaattcactattgaattacattttctttttaaatcctctatacttgcaaaattttcaaaaaaaaaaaaaaaaaaaactatgtcatcactcaaatatttatattacaaatttttataatctaaaattatgcttaaaaataactttatagattaaataataaataacattcaattgaaatgaaattttaaacgCATGttaaaagcataaaaaacatGCTATCTAACccgttaaattttcaaaatttgagccacattaattttttagtggAAGTTGTAACTATTGATTACAATTAATTAAGTTTGTTATTAAACTTTGTTCTTATAATATACATTGTCACACAGAATAAAAATTCACCTAAACCCACATCCCTAGTTGTACAATAATGAAAATGACATGTATGCTAGAAAAATAAATCGCAATTTACCAATTTCATGTCACTCTTTCTCCAAGCACCGGACCCAGAGCACCTTAGAAGCAATGAAGAGTAGATAGTGGCAGTGAAGATTGTCAAAAACTTTGACATGTTGAGAGCTGATCACAAATAGTTATTGCCATATTGCttccatttaaattaaattacccAAAAATAAGTAAGCCATTGATTTTACACTCCAAATGAGTCAAATGACACATACAAagatttcacaaattttttccCACGTCTTAAATGGGACATggttttttttgagaaacaaaatggGACATGGTTAATTCAACTTAATTGGTGGAAACTGAATGCCAATACCATTCTCAAAGtcaaaaggaaattaaaaaacaataataaaatgagCAAACTTCTATGGCTAAATGAAATCTAGTCTACAATGGTATTACATTCCTGTGTGTACCGTACTGCCCTTGGGACTCTTCATTAGTTGGAACATGGAAGCAACCATGCCATTCAAGGAAACTGGAAGCTTCCAGGAGTTTTCCTCAGATAACAACTGGTCAACATTCAACAAGCCCAAATGAACCTGAATTTCCAAGCCATTGTGACCCATATGCCCCTTCtcgaacattttttttattatatattttcgGATACACCCTTCTCGAAAGTTGATCTTGCTAAGGATCTGGATGTGAACCTAATCCACCACATAGCCGATTTTGAacatatgatttatttattgcaAAGCAAATAAGACCGCGTATAGAATATTACGTACACCAATATAAATATTCCTCTATAATTAGCTAAAAAAGCTAGCATCTATCAAACCTTAAAATTAGTGGTCTACTTTCCATTCAGTCAAACATTAACCATGACAGGCACACCTGAAGAAACACAACCCCATCAACCGGCTTCAACATCACCTCCCAAACCCAAAGAACCTGAGTCCTATAACCCCTTTTGTACATCCACAAACACAGATGAATCACAGCCTCATCAGCAACCTCCattagcagcagcagcagcaacaccATCATCTTCAACTCCGCCATCAGATGAGGAGACCAAGAAATGGGGCACCCACGTCATGGGAGCACCAGCAGTCCCTACTGTCCACCCTGACAACCAGAAGGCTGCTTTGTGGAATGCTGCTGACCACCAACAAATTTACCACCAACCTTATATCATCTACTCTCCTGTGGACAAGCCAACCAATAATCCTTTGGAACCTGTGATTCACATGTTCAATAATTGGAGCAGGAAAGCTGAGACTGTAGCCCGCAACGTCTGGCACCACCGTAAGCTCAAATTCTTAAACTAAGTTTAGTCTTATgtgctgaattttttttgttggtagctttgaagaaaatgagacctctaaattttgataaaatggaTTAGTCCTAGGGAATCCCAACCTTCAAGTTAGACTAGCTAAGGATTTGTAACTTAACCAAAACTAATCTAACAAATTCTAATGCAAACTAATTTATTTgaatcaataaaatatatccCTATCATTATTTATCCAATACTCTTCAAAATAAGTTAGGACTCCCAACATTTAGCCGTCTTAAACTAGTGTGTATATGTTTAAAAAGGTAATGATGATTGGCTAGCACAGCTGATAAAATAGATGATTGCATAGTTTAGCCAAGTAacaatcaaaatgaaaaatgttctgACTTAAAGGGTACCACACCTACGAAGCAGAGATCAAGAGTCTCACATTCCCGTTCTCCTTATAGCCAAAAACTTAATCAAAGACGAGATGAAAAAGGTTCTTTGGTTAATATGTATCTCCATCTATATTGCAGTTAAAACTGGGCCATCTGTATCGGAAGCTGCATGGGGGAAGGTGAACCTGACAGCCAAAGCAATAACAGAAGGTGGATTTGAGTCCCTCTTTAAGCAGACTTTTGCAACTAATCAGAATGAGAAGCTAAAGAAGACATTTGCTTGTTACCTTTCCACAGCTACCGGCCCAGTAGCTGGAACACTCTATCTGTCAACAGCTCGTGTGGCTTTCTGCAGTGATCGCCCCTTGTCTTTCACTGCTCCATCAGGACAAGAAGCTTGGAGCTATTACAAGGTAATAGACAGATACcaacattttttgaaataagTAGTAGAGATTAAAATGATCTTTAACACTAATCTTCATTGAATTGTGAACAAAATAGAACAccgccttagtcccaaaattttgggctAGGGTAGTGAAGAAAATAGAAGATTGAAAACCAAATGAATCAATACAATTGGCAATTGTTCCAATAGAGCCAACTGTTAGCCAAAGTATTTTGAGGGCTAGCTTACAACTTCCTTCCTCATATCAAGTCGCTATATGATCAAGAACTGTCAatagaaaaatgagattaaCATATGTCTACTATGAAGTGATATATCTAACTACTTAATATCCTTATTCATTCAATGACATACATTTCTTGAACAGGTTATGATAACATTGGAAAATATAGGCACAGTCAACCCTGTGATCATGAGAGAAAATCCACCAGAGAAGTACATTCAGATTGCTACAATTGATGGTCATGACTTCTGGTTCATGGGTTTTGTTAATTTCGAGAAAGCATTGCATCACCTCTTAAGCAATGTGTCAGATTTCAGAGCGGCACAGGCAGTTTTGGATGGCAGATGATTGCATTCCTTGTTGGATCCTTTGtcctcttcaaaattttgaCGTTGTTCTGTTTATTATTGCTTTCTGTTTGCATGGATGTATAAAAGGCAACAGTTTGTCTGGCTTAGTTTTGTGATTCACATCTCTGCCCTTTTCATTTAGTGTTTTTGTATGTTTGtctatgtatatattatttgttcCAAACTATACATGCTTTCGTGCCTGtttgtatattattattttattgttggaGATTTGGACTTCTTTTGCATGCAAATTCCAATtcaataaaagtaaaactacAATCTTTTCTGCATACAAACACATActccaatgaaaaaaaaaaatcaaagttgtACTATTCCCCACAGATTAAACATCATGAATGCAAAGAAGGGTTAATTTTTGctccaatttataaaaaaattgattattcataTAAGTTTCCAAATGATACAAAGGGTGGTCATATTAGAAGCCAGAACACATCTGAAGCTTAGTTAATAATCTACCAAAATATGTAGCCAGAGAGGATCAGTGACCTATTTACTACCAGTCAGTACAAGACAGCTAGAATTGCAGAGAGATATCGGAGTGGCAAACATTATCTCTACGCCATCACTTTAAAACTGTTCAAATTACTATTTAAGATTACTTAGCCATATACTCTTACATGGCTAAGAGCAGCATAAGAGAGGAGTTATTACACCAGCATCAAAAAGGCTTCTGATTTTTGACAATGTCAAACTCAATTTACACTGTCTCATATTTCAGAGATTCATGTTTTAATCTCATAAGATGAACATGGACGTCCTTGGTTCTCCTATATCAACTCATGGATGACAAGCAGATTGAGACATCTTATAGTTCAATTAAATTAATCTTTAGGGTACTACCAAAGGACTCTTCAAAGGTATTTCACAGCATCAACTGACCTAATTCAAGGATTCTGGATACCATTCATCTAATCTTTCAAGTTTTCTGATTTCAAATGGATAAGAAATTAAACTTTACCTCATCTTatagttcaataaaattaatctTTAGGGTACTACCAAAGGACTCTTAAGGATTTTCACAGCATCAACTAACCTAATTCGAGGATTCTGGATACCATTCATCTAATCTTTCAAGTTTTCTGATTTCAAATAGATAAGATATTAAACTTTACCTCCATACAAAAAAGCATGTCGAATGGCCAAATAACTGGCTGAGCAGTCATTTAAATGCACTGAAGTTTCCAGGTTGATCATACTCATACATGTGATGACATAACACTGATAAGATACAAAATTCGGCATCATCCTAGGTGCTAATGCATGAAAGAAGAGGAGAACATCAGTACCTTTTTACATGCCTAAGCAAGCAAGAAGATCAATCATAGCACAAACTCAGAACATTGGAGTTCCTCTCTGTCAAAGATCCTTGCGGAGAAGAACTGCACTATGACGCATATAATAGTTCTATATGTCTCAGCTATGGTACCTTGTTTCTTTTGAGCATAGACAAGATTACAGAGGCAAACAAGGAATAGCAAAACCATTCATCACTCAAAAGGCAATAATGAAACAAGATTACAGAGGCAAACAGAGAATATTATTTGGAAGTATTGATCTCAAACATTGATGCTGGCTGGCTCCTGCCTCCCaaaaactactaaaaaaaattgagcgcTACACCCATatattttcttgatttcatGTATCACAGGAATCCAAGTTACTGTTTTAGGATAAAGCAAGTTAGGGGAAAGCAAAGATCATGAAATAAGCTGTTGATTCATACTATACCACTTTCACTATCAATGGAAAAAATTACAAGGACAGAGGAACTTAATGGCTCAAATACATACTTGATCCTGTTTTCACCAAAGCAAATCCACAACTATTGCTCCACTAGTACAAAAAATATCAGGAAAAACCTTCTCTTGATGCTACTTCAAACTCTTAATCTAGATAAGGCAGCCAAATATAGTGTTAGCATAAGCATTATATAATGTTCCCTTTATGCTTGCTAATGAgtggtgaaaataaaaattgttacaaaCTTTCATAACGAATCGAGTAATGTATTGATTTGCAAGCAGTTTATTAATTTTCTGGCAACTCTGTTCTTTTCTGTATATTGGTTAAGAGAAATCAGAAGAATAAGCTTTCTTTGAGGGAAACCCAAACTTTCCAAGTTAgactaattaaaaatttgtaatttgggaAACTCTGACTATCTTTATTCATTGTCCACAACTGAATTTGTACAAAATTGATCTTCAACTAAGGGGAAAATCAACTTCCAATAATCTATCAGTAAAACTTATCATAACTTATCTTAATCCAAATTAACTTAGTTGATGCCTGGATTGatcaaaaaatcatttcaattgGCTAGAATCCGTTACTTAAATAAAACTAGATTTTGTAGAATCATATTGAATATTGGACGATACCTTTCATACCTTGCTAAAAACCGACCTTTTTTTTACCAACCACACATTATCTAACCAAATCAAATTCTCTCTCGAATCCAACTTAACTTATTTGAATCTATTATAACAAATTTCTATTCTAATCTAACTTATTTGAATCAAGCAtacaaactacaaacaattgtcattttttttttttaataagtaacgAAAACTTTATTGAAAACAAAGCAAACCCAAGTACATAGGGAATGTACTATGGGGGTAATACAATCAAGATCTCACAAACATTTGtcatttaatattaataaaaataagacaaaTGACTCCCTTCTAAGAAAACACTTTTTTCAGCTCCTTAAAAATCTATAGTTAATCCACAATTTATTCATAGGGGCATCTAGATCATTTAGAATAGCATTTTTTGaacaatattaattttgtaaGGGATTTGAAAACTTTCAAGATTGGGATCCATTATGCTCAACAATTAGCAATCAAAATATCACAACCTATGAAtgtaagtaaataaatattgatTGAAACTCCTTGGATCATTAGTTGAAACCATCACTGGATCTTCAAAACTAAATGATTCTAGTGATACTTTCTCATCATTTAGCATTCAATGAACTTCAAGTATTTGATTAGTCTGCAATTCCAACTTGTGGGATCTTCCATTGTGTTAAAACGAGGGAAGCCCAATATTACCATTTTAGGGAAGTATGAAAATGGTTGGGTGATCTTGAGTTGTTTCTCCATTTGCACTTACTTGACCTCcaatattgttgttgttaagtATTGGAGTTCTCTCCTTacacaaaaaaacacaatagTTGGTGAGCTGGTCAAAGCCTGCATTCAAGGCCATGAACTTCTCTTTCATATCCTTGAATATTTTCATTTGACTAGCAGCTAAAGAACTCATTGCATTCTCCAAACATCCCAGCCATTGCTCCTCCAAGCCTGGCTTTAATGTCATTTGTTATGAGGCTAACACAACGGATTGAGCAATGAATCGGTTTATGACTGGTGGGTCAATTTCCTAGACTATTCTCTACTTATTTTTCTCTATGTTGGTTAAGAGAGATAAGTAGAGTAAGGTTTAATTGCTTTGAGGAACCCAGACCTCAAGGTTAAACTAGCTAACAATTTATAATTCGGGAATCATGCCTCATCTTTATTCATTGTCCACGTTTGAATGTATAAAGTAAAGACTGATTTCCAACTAAAGATAAAACAAATCATAACAAGACCAATTTCCTATAATCTATcaataaaacaaatcataacGCATTCTTATCCAAGTAAAGGTTTCAATTTAACTAATTTGAATCagccataaaaagaaaaactaaatacattGAAATGAAAGGGATTCCTCTTAAACTCTTACGTTTCAGTAATATGTAAAAAACACAACCACTAGAATAACAATATTCATAATTGCATGCAATTGCGAGACAGGAACGGTTGCCCGTGTCTACAACTTCATTTCTATATGAAGGGATGTGTAagacattttattttcttgatattggcattgtttttttgggttctaGTACAACGTAGTGCCACTGAGTAAGTACAAGTTGGCATTTCCTCAAACAAATTGTAGGCGGTGCGTGAAAAATCAGTCTAACAATATTatatgtgacatgcaatatt comes from Castanea sativa cultivar Marrone di Chiusa Pesio chromosome 3, ASM4071231v1 and encodes:
- the LOC142627101 gene encoding GEM-like protein 5; the protein is MTGTPEETQPHQPASTSPPKPKEPESYNPFCTSTNTDESQPHQQPPLAAAAATPSSSTPPSDEETKKWGTHVMGAPAVPTVHPDNQKAALWNAADHQQIYHQPYIIYSPVDKPTNNPLEPVIHMFNNWSRKAETVARNVWHHLKTGPSVSEAAWGKVNLTAKAITEGGFESLFKQTFATNQNEKLKKTFACYLSTATGPVAGTLYLSTARVAFCSDRPLSFTAPSGQEAWSYYKVMITLENIGTVNPVIMRENPPEKYIQIATIDGHDFWFMGFVNFEKALHHLLSNVSDFRAAQAVLDGR